The Ranitomeya imitator isolate aRanImi1 chromosome 3, aRanImi1.pri, whole genome shotgun sequence genome has a window encoding:
- the LOC138672184 gene encoding uncharacterized protein gives MDLRPTESNLTERETGTESEVQIDPVGDDDEQAGPSSSLSRSTQSAPPPPLPPPESESQAAHPDEQAISSSPTMPLAASPQASGIPRRARRRREGAGSVTRTQVDRGVLDYLSSVTRDDGEEAYGRSLAQYLRAIPREFRLRTRGAIQIVLDASTPPNNPRPVFAFLERWQLTNDNPIESHVSHQVQGESASHPPQAPPPTQARMPTPPPQLAPLTNVPHQGQYMGHSAHAQYGHLNIPNVVGWPQHGYGRHGHIGGYSQFGQPYTQDNPQHLQNHNPQLDPGRFQQNPGLSATTHADTDVGQQPRQATQSGPPPSPPPTYHHL, from the exons atggatctgagacc CACTGAATCAAACCTGACAGAGAGGGAGACGGGTACCGAATCAGAGGTGCAAATTGATCCAGTGGGTGATGATGATGAACAGGCTGGTCCTTCCTCATCACTTTCCAGAAGCACCCAATCAGCACCACCACCGCCACTACCACCACCGGAATCAGAAAGCCAGGCTGCACATCCCGATGAACAGGCCATCAGTAGCAGCCCCACCATGCCTCTGGCTGCCTCTCCCCAGGCTTCTGGCATCCCACGGCGAGCCCGGCGAAGAAGAGAAGGAGCAGGGTCTGTCACAAGGACTCAGGTGGACAGAGGTGTTTTGGATTACTTGTCATCAGTGACtcgtgatgatggggaggaggcataTGGACGCAGTCTGGCACAGTATCTCAGGGCTATTCCCCGTGAGTTCCGGTTGCGTACAAGAGGGGCTATACAAATAGTCCTAGATGCCAGTACCCCACCCAATAATCCCAGGCCTGTTTTTGCTTTTTTAGAAAGGTGGCAGCTTACAAATGATAATCCAATAGAGTCACATGTAAGCCATCAAGTGCAAGGTGAATCAGCCTCTCATCCTCCACAAGCTCCTCCTCCTACTCAAGCACGGATGCCTACACCTCCGCCACAGCTAGCACCACTCACAAATGTGCCTCATCAAGGCCAATATATGGGCCATAGTGCAcatgcccaatatggccacttgaacatacccaatgttgttggctggccacaacatgggtatgggcgacatggccatattgggggatatAGTCAGTTTGGTCAGCCCTACACTCAGGACAACcctcaacatttacaaaaccataacccacaactggatcctggaaggttccaacagaatccaggtctgtctgccaccacacatgctgacactgatgttggccagcaacctaggcaagcaacccaatctggaccaccgccttctccacccccgacctaccatcatttgtag